A section of the Clostridium sp. TW13 genome encodes:
- the sigF gene encoding RNA polymerase sporulation sigma factor SigF — translation MGIDNLKKEGLSYEDNGRLLELAKSGDKQAMDQLIELNLPLVSSISKKFINRGYEYEDLYQIGSIGLIKAIQNFNADFNVKFSTYAVPMIMGEIKRFLRDDGIIKVSRNTKSLAKQLHFSKEELAKSLNREPTVEELAQYSGVNKEDILFAMESSMGIQYLYDTVHQDDGAPVLLIDKITQVADESSDLIDKIALKQALNKLEAVPRQIIMLRYFKDKTQIQVAKLLGISQVQVSRIEKKVLGQIRDSMQIGKEE, via the coding sequence ATGGGTATAGATAATTTAAAAAAAGAGGGGTTAAGCTATGAAGATAATGGTAGATTGCTAGAATTGGCTAAATCCGGTGATAAGCAGGCAATGGATCAACTTATTGAATTGAATTTACCGCTGGTGTCATCAATAAGCAAGAAGTTTATAAATAGAGGATACGAATATGAGGACCTCTATCAAATTGGATCTATTGGTTTAATTAAAGCTATTCAAAATTTTAATGCAGACTTTAATGTAAAGTTTTCAACTTATGCTGTTCCAATGATTATGGGTGAGATAAAACGTTTTTTAAGGGATGACGGAATAATAAAAGTTAGCCGAAACACAAAGAGTCTTGCAAAACAGCTTCATTTCTCAAAAGAGGAATTAGCAAAAAGTTTAAATAGAGAACCTACTGTGGAAGAATTAGCACAATATTCTGGGGTAAATAAAGAAGATATTTTATTTGCTATGGAATCTTCTATGGGTATACAGTATTTATATGATACGGTACATCAGGATGATGGTGCGCCAGTATTACTTATTGATAAAATTACTCAGGTTGCAGATGAAAGTTCAGATTTAATTGATAAAATTGCATTGAAGCAAGCTTTAAATAAATTAGAAGCAGTTCCAAGGCAAATAATTATGTTAAGATATTTCAAGGATAAAACCCAAATTCAAGTTGCAAAGCTATTAGGAATAAGTCAAGTGCAGGTATCAAGAATAGAAAAGAAGGTACTTGGTCAAATAAGAGATAGTATGCAGATTGGTAAAGAAGAATAA
- the spoVAC gene encoding stage V sporulation protein AC: MTTKEDKVKRKFDKLAQTEEPKPDLFKHCISAFIVGGLICDVGQFLVNLLTAYGLPKEDVSNAVPIIMVFLGALLTGIGAYDKIASFAGAGTVVPITGFANAVVSPAIEYKKEGFVFGVAAKMFNIAGPVLVYGIGSSVIIGIIYWILNM, encoded by the coding sequence ATGACTACTAAAGAAGACAAAGTAAAAAGAAAATTTGATAAGCTTGCACAAACAGAAGAACCTAAACCGGACCTTTTTAAACATTGCATAAGTGCATTTATTGTAGGTGGTTTAATCTGCGATGTAGGACAATTTTTAGTGAATTTACTTACAGCTTACGGCTTGCCTAAAGAGGATGTAAGTAATGCTGTGCCTATAATAATGGTATTTTTGGGGGCACTTCTCACAGGAATTGGAGCTTATGATAAAATAGCTTCATTTGCGGGAGCAGGTACTGTAGTGCCAATTACAGGTTTTGCTAATGCTGTAGTTTCGCCTGCCATAGAATATAAAAAAGAAGGATTTGTATTTGGTGTGGCAGCAAAAATGTTTAATATAGCAGGTCCAGTATTAGTATATGGGATTGGAAGTTCCGTTATTATTGGAATAATATATTGGATATTGAACATGTAG
- the spoVAD gene encoding stage V sporulation protein AD — protein MSTKKIGSQTVKLEHPPKIIATTSVVGPKEGQGPLKDSFDIILQDDTNGKDSYEKAESSIMYTAISETIKKANLSESDIDYLLAGDLLNQIISSNYAARDLKIPFFGLYGACSTMAESLSLASLLMDGGYADYIIASTSSHFSSAERQFRFPLEYGSQRAEASQWTVTGAGAMLLGKEGNYPSVTHVTTGIVKDYGITSADNMGAAMAPAAVDTIYKHLEDTGRTPDYYDVICTGDLGLVGKKITTDLLKEYGYDVSKVYEDCGAIIFDNEKQETKSGGSGCGCSAVVNCGYYYKKLMKGEISKMLLLSTGALMSPTSSLQGESIPGIAHAVSIEFI, from the coding sequence ATGAGTACTAAAAAAATAGGAAGTCAGACAGTAAAGTTAGAACATCCGCCAAAGATTATAGCTACAACTAGTGTAGTTGGACCTAAGGAGGGGCAAGGTCCATTGAAGGATAGTTTTGATATTATTCTTCAAGATGATACTAATGGAAAGGATAGTTATGAAAAGGCAGAAAGCTCTATTATGTATACAGCTATAAGTGAAACAATTAAAAAAGCCAATTTGTCCGAATCAGATATAGATTATCTTTTAGCAGGGGATTTATTAAATCAAATTATATCTTCAAACTATGCTGCAAGAGATCTTAAGATACCTTTTTTTGGACTTTATGGAGCATGCTCAACAATGGCAGAATCATTAAGTTTAGCTTCTCTTCTCATGGATGGTGGATATGCAGATTACATAATTGCAAGTACTTCATCACATTTTAGCTCAGCAGAGAGGCAGTTTAGATTTCCATTAGAGTATGGTTCACAAAGAGCAGAAGCTTCTCAATGGACTGTTACTGGCGCAGGTGCTATGTTACTTGGAAAGGAAGGGAATTATCCATCTGTTACTCATGTGACTACAGGTATAGTAAAAGATTATGGAATTACTAGTGCAGATAATATGGGAGCAGCTATGGCACCAGCAGCTGTAGATACTATATATAAGCATTTAGAGGATACTGGAAGAACCCCTGATTATTATGATGTAATTTGTACAGGAGACCTTGGACTTGTAGGAAAAAAGATAACTACCGATCTTTTGAAGGAATATGGTTATGATGTCAGTAAGGTCTATGAAGATTGTGGAGCTATAATTTTTGATAATGAGAAGCAGGAAACTAAGTCAGGTGGAAGTGGCTGCGGTTGTTCAGCAGTAGTAAATTGTGGATATTATTATAAGAAACTTATGAAAGGAGAGATAAGTAAAATGCTTCTACTATCCACAGGTGCATTGATGAGTCCAACTTCTTCTCTTCAAGGTGAATCAATACCTGGAATTGCTCATGCAGTTTCCATTGAATTTATATAG
- the spoVAE gene encoding stage V sporulation protein AE — translation MKSYIMAFIVGGTICLIAQILMDKTKLTPARILVMFVTLGVILGAFGIYDKLVDIGGAGATVPLPSFGNGLAKAVKKEVTEKGLLGAFTGGIKGAAGGITASIFFGYIMAVIFNPKTKK, via the coding sequence ATGAAATCATATATAATGGCTTTTATTGTAGGTGGAACTATATGCTTAATAGCCCAAATACTAATGGATAAAACAAAATTGACTCCAGCAAGAATTTTAGTTATGTTTGTTACTTTAGGTGTTATACTTGGAGCTTTTGGCATATATGATAAGCTAGTGGATATAGGTGGAGCAGGTGCAACAGTGCCTTTACCTAGCTTTGGAAATGGTCTTGCAAAGGCTGTAAAAAAAGAAGTTACAGAAAAAGGGTTGCTAGGCGCATTTACAGGAGGTATCAAAGGGGCAGCAGGAGGCATAACTGCATCAATATTTTTCGGATATATTATGGCAGTGATTTTTAATCCTAAGACCAAAAAATAG
- a CDS encoding cation-transporting P-type ATPase, protein MKWYNLSWYKVVSMLDSDIYKGIKEAEVEDRKQNYGDNKLDINIEDEIKNIVKVLFTPWVIFYIVGIIFLLVNRKFIEVSIVIILYIGLLVMKLYPKIKEIKQYKSFRNLNEIPVRVIRDGHTKVLKAEELVVGDIVRIEENSTVAADIRIVESENIKTYEKNITGEKFIVEKYSARVEENVTSFTEIRNMLFRGTNVVSGSGYGIVVATGVSTEIGNVIKLMSNTKNKSNGFIQLINRKINIYSLIIAGIVLGLFGGQFFAKNSVDIQLGSFLISAALSLTCFLNIVIGLIYINKFFNKGNIELNRLTSMEKITQINMVFIPKDGGVYKNDLEVKSVYVNNRINRAAEVTKSDLTMQRMMEIAVLCNNAIYNPEKDEARGDNQEIALLKLCYSLEVYRGDLYKTQKRIFEIPFDSDRRIMTSLNRYNRNYRANLRGAVDEILEKCTHIMKDGVEREITQEDITKIKAADFEMSNNGLTTLAIAYRSFGYEPTDDENLESNLVFVSIIGMQAKMIAGVKERINDMKNMGITPILFTDDNKITATTIGKRLGIVRDMFGVMSGVELKNLSSEELMKIIPKIKIFCRVDTELKSRIIKLFIDDGYKVATLGENINDLPILSLSDLAIAKGPSCANMVIKASDMHFEKDYLTGFFKAFAYGKIFVRNISLYIEYIMALMVLQLVTISAMYNLGYLKSISGWEIAVLNAIILPFFTQSLLINNQDEVENINYYNYIAGYVIQVISVILILDLKPEINHGYILGMGIILAILSSSMINNKIKISGNKFISINYSIIALIVVGFIGIYLFNHSIGRTEAIITVIMAIFFFCIEYILKKWRE, encoded by the coding sequence GTGAAGTGGTACAATTTATCTTGGTATAAGGTAGTTTCGATGCTAGATAGTGATATATATAAGGGGATTAAGGAGGCAGAAGTAGAGGATAGAAAACAAAATTACGGTGACAACAAACTTGATATAAATATAGAAGATGAGATTAAAAATATAGTTAAAGTTCTTTTTACTCCTTGGGTAATATTTTATATAGTAGGAATAATTTTTTTATTAGTAAATAGAAAGTTTATCGAAGTCTCTATAGTTATTATTTTATATATAGGCTTATTAGTAATGAAGCTATACCCTAAAATAAAAGAAATAAAACAATATAAATCATTTAGGAATTTAAATGAAATTCCAGTTAGAGTTATAAGGGATGGACATACGAAAGTATTAAAAGCAGAAGAATTAGTTGTAGGAGACATAGTAAGAATTGAAGAAAATTCCACAGTAGCTGCGGATATAAGAATAGTGGAAAGTGAAAATATTAAAACCTATGAAAAGAATATTACTGGAGAAAAGTTCATTGTGGAAAAGTATTCTGCTAGGGTAGAAGAGAATGTAACATCTTTCACAGAAATAAGAAATATGCTTTTTAGAGGGACAAACGTTGTTAGTGGCAGCGGATATGGTATAGTAGTAGCAACAGGAGTTAGTACAGAAATTGGTAATGTTATAAAATTAATGTCTAATACTAAAAATAAAAGTAATGGCTTTATACAATTAATAAATAGAAAAATAAATATATACAGCTTAATAATAGCTGGGATTGTTCTTGGATTGTTTGGAGGACAGTTTTTTGCTAAAAATTCTGTAGATATACAATTAGGAAGTTTTTTAATAAGTGCAGCATTGTCTTTAACATGTTTCTTAAATATAGTTATTGGACTAATATATATAAACAAGTTTTTTAACAAAGGTAATATTGAATTAAATAGATTAACTTCTATGGAAAAGATAACTCAAATTAATATGGTGTTTATCCCTAAGGATGGGGGAGTATATAAAAATGACTTAGAAGTTAAGAGTGTTTATGTAAATAATAGAATTAATAGAGCAGCTGAAGTGACAAAGTCGGATTTAACTATGCAAAGAATGATGGAAATAGCAGTGCTATGTAATAATGCTATTTATAATCCTGAAAAAGATGAGGCTAGAGGAGACAATCAAGAGATTGCATTATTAAAATTATGTTATAGCCTTGAAGTATATCGTGGGGATTTATATAAAACTCAAAAAAGAATTTTTGAGATTCCTTTTGATTCAGATAGAAGAATCATGACAAGTTTAAACAGATATAATAGAAATTATAGAGCAAATTTAAGAGGAGCCGTTGATGAGATATTAGAAAAATGTACTCATATCATGAAGGATGGAGTTGAAAGAGAGATCACTCAGGAGGATATAACCAAGATTAAAGCAGCAGATTTTGAGATGTCTAACAATGGATTAACAACTTTAGCAATAGCCTATAGAAGTTTTGGGTATGAACCTACAGATGATGAAAATCTTGAAAGTAATCTAGTTTTTGTTTCTATAATAGGTATGCAGGCTAAAATGATTGCAGGAGTTAAAGAAAGAATAAATGACATGAAGAATATGGGGATTACACCAATACTTTTTACAGATGATAATAAAATAACTGCAACTACTATCGGAAAGAGATTGGGAATAGTAAGAGATATGTTTGGTGTTATGTCAGGAGTGGAACTTAAAAACTTATCTTCAGAAGAACTTATGAAAATTATACCTAAGATAAAGATATTCTGCAGAGTTGATACTGAACTTAAGAGTAGGATAATAAAACTATTTATAGATGATGGTTATAAGGTAGCAACATTAGGTGAAAATATTAATGATTTACCTATTTTAAGTTTATCAGATTTAGCTATAGCTAAAGGGCCAAGTTGTGCTAATATGGTGATAAAAGCTTCAGATATGCATTTTGAAAAAGATTATCTAACTGGATTTTTTAAAGCTTTTGCTTACGGAAAAATATTTGTTAGAAATATAAGCTTGTATATTGAATACATTATGGCTCTTATGGTGTTACAACTAGTAACGATATCAGCAATGTACAATTTAGGTTATTTAAAATCTATATCAGGATGGGAAATAGCAGTACTTAATGCTATTATTTTACCGTTTTTCACTCAATCTTTATTAATTAATAATCAAGATGAAGTGGAAAATATCAATTATTATAATTATATCGCAGGGTATGTAATTCAGGTTATATCAGTTATTTTGATTTTAGACTTAAAGCCTGAAATTAATCATGGCTATATACTTGGAATGGGAATAATACTTGCAATATTATCTTCTTCAATGATAAACAATAAGATAAAAATATCTGGAAATAAATTTATATCTATAAACTACTCTATTATTGCATTAATTGTAGTAGGATTTATAGGAATATATTTGTTTAATCATAGCATTGGAAGAACAGAAGCAATAATAACAGTTATAATGGCAATTTTCTTCTTCTGTATTGAATATATATTGAAAAAATGGAGAGAGTAG
- a CDS encoding ComEC/Rec2 family competence protein: MRKLNRPLVSLCLAAFWGIYSFSVYTVSTLGAALLAALFFLLIYLYRGKEMLMLAIIMFFVSFMNTAFYYGFRNQSSIIKIEITKVSNYEIQGELNGRRVVVSSKEKLNEGYEYTIKGNFKKETNIEKGTVGTVQINSILGMKQSFTGKITGYSDYVYNSFKQVLGEKEAGIISSVAFGNTKGIDKSEKDVLNEYGVVHIISVSGFHMSLIYVILESIFGFYISTFVALVYVVFTGAQPAVIRAFLMILVLKVGKKIRKNYDAISALALSALILILYKPYNAYDLGFILSYSSTLSILLFYKKINDKLYRLPNLIRDSVSLTLAAQILSFPIVSLALKNFSLNFILGNLILTPFFTIIVVLGNISIVLVRITIIFRCICGVLHLNLYVIQGAINVLNIIALPFLKSTKAIVCCYFSLSIAIVLYKKGYKQFGYTPIPLLVYFMVINYSFQPKIVFFKERYTKFILVEQGFCKTLVCKKDSYKNNINLEYNEEKYLEGNGGLKLGKRSLLYDSKLNKIYIDEGDRYTRVNWSDNFVENEGIYDIINLESNGGTLVLGDKIIVKSE, encoded by the coding sequence GTGCGGAAGTTAAACAGACCATTAGTTAGTTTGTGTCTTGCTGCTTTTTGGGGGATTTATTCTTTTTCAGTGTATACCGTATCTACTTTGGGTGCAGCTTTGTTAGCTGCACTATTTTTTTTATTGATTTATCTGTATAGAGGCAAAGAAATGTTAATGCTTGCAATCATTATGTTTTTTGTTTCTTTTATGAATACAGCTTTTTATTATGGTTTTAGAAATCAATCATCAATTATTAAGATAGAAATAACTAAAGTCAGCAATTATGAAATTCAAGGAGAACTAAATGGGAGAAGAGTAGTAGTTAGTAGTAAAGAAAAATTAAATGAAGGCTATGAGTATACTATTAAAGGCAATTTTAAAAAAGAAACTAATATAGAAAAGGGGACTGTGGGGACGGTTCAAATAAATTCAATATTAGGAATGAAGCAATCTTTTACAGGTAAAATAACTGGATATAGTGATTATGTATATAACAGTTTTAAGCAAGTGTTGGGAGAAAAAGAAGCAGGTATAATTTCAAGTGTTGCTTTTGGTAATACAAAGGGTATAGATAAGTCTGAAAAGGACGTTTTGAATGAATATGGGGTGGTACATATAATAAGCGTTTCAGGGTTTCATATGAGCCTTATATATGTAATATTAGAGAGCATATTTGGATTTTATATTTCAACTTTTGTAGCATTAGTATATGTAGTTTTTACAGGAGCTCAACCAGCGGTTATTAGAGCCTTTTTAATGATACTAGTTCTTAAAGTAGGAAAGAAAATTAGAAAAAATTATGATGCTATATCAGCCTTAGCATTATCAGCTTTAATACTTATATTATATAAACCATACAATGCTTATGATTTAGGGTTTATCTTAAGTTATTCTTCAACATTAAGTATATTGCTATTCTATAAAAAAATTAATGATAAATTATATAGACTTCCTAATCTAATAAGAGATAGTGTGAGTTTAACATTAGCAGCTCAAATTTTATCTTTTCCTATAGTATCACTAGCTTTAAAAAATTTCTCTCTGAATTTTATTTTGGGAAATCTTATTTTGACACCGTTCTTTACAATAATAGTGGTGCTTGGCAATATTTCAATTGTACTTGTTAGGATTACTATAATATTTCGTTGTATATGTGGTGTGTTACATTTGAATTTGTATGTGATACAAGGAGCTATAAATGTGCTGAATATTATAGCATTACCATTCTTGAAAAGTACTAAAGCTATAGTGTGCTGTTACTTTTCACTATCAATAGCTATAGTTCTTTATAAGAAGGGATATAAACAGTTTGGATATACTCCTATTCCGTTACTTGTTTACTTTATGGTGATTAATTATAGTTTTCAGCCTAAAATAGTCTTTTTTAAGGAGAGATATACTAAATTTATTTTAGTTGAACAAGGTTTTTGTAAGACCTTAGTTTGTAAGAAGGATAGTTATAAGAATAATATTAATTTGGAGTATAATGAAGAAAAATATTTAGAGGGAAATGGTGGCCTTAAGTTAGGAAAAAGGAGCTTATTGTATGATAGTAAGTTAAATAAGATATATATAGATGAAGGTGATAGATATACTAGAGTTAACTGGAGTGATAATTTTGTGGAGAATGAGGGGATTTATGATATAATTAATTTAGAAAGTAATGGTGGAACCTTAGTTTTAGGAGATAAGATAATAGTAAAAAGCGAGTGA
- the holA gene encoding DNA polymerase III subunit delta, whose product MIDLEVLDTELKQGKIENKYAFVGLDEMLIKEYTTSIIDQVLDINFRELNLVKIDGMNTNFTAIMDACETMPFMAAKKVVLIYRANFLKDKADSASKSLFKEMQKYLKDIPEHCVLIMYYLFEDKRDRAEKSTNLKAIDKNCKVVKADKLRGEKFLRKVKSIFDEKGKNIEKVELKYFCDSIENNFNIIQSEIEKLICYVGEKEITLDDIKLLLPKKEDEDVFDLIEFISLKRPEKAIDLMNDLLFRGESITKILSLVEGQLNLLFKIKVGIDERKSKEVISREIRRPLFVVEKLIAQSRKFSYKSLQEGMKSCIETEKKLKSSTADKKTEMELLFLNLAIK is encoded by the coding sequence ATGATTGATTTAGAAGTGTTAGATACTGAATTGAAGCAAGGTAAAATTGAAAATAAATATGCTTTTGTTGGACTTGATGAGATGTTAATCAAAGAATATACTACTTCGATTATAGATCAAGTTTTAGATATAAACTTTAGGGAATTAAATTTGGTGAAGATTGACGGTATGAATACTAATTTTACAGCAATAATGGATGCGTGTGAAACTATGCCTTTTATGGCAGCAAAGAAAGTAGTATTAATTTATAGAGCTAATTTTCTAAAGGATAAAGCAGATAGTGCTTCTAAGTCCTTATTTAAGGAAATGCAAAAATATTTAAAGGATATTCCTGAACACTGTGTTCTTATTATGTACTATTTATTTGAAGATAAAAGGGATAGGGCAGAAAAAAGCACTAATTTAAAAGCAATAGATAAAAACTGTAAGGTAGTAAAGGCTGATAAATTAAGAGGAGAAAAATTCTTAAGAAAGGTTAAAAGTATTTTTGATGAAAAGGGTAAAAATATTGAAAAGGTCGAACTTAAATATTTTTGTGATTCAATAGAAAATAATTTTAACATAATTCAAAGTGAAATAGAAAAACTCATTTGTTATGTAGGTGAAAAAGAAATAACTCTTGACGATATAAAGTTGTTATTACCAAAAAAAGAAGATGAAGATGTTTTTGATTTAATTGAATTTATAAGCTTGAAAAGACCTGAAAAGGCCATCGATTTAATGAATGATCTTTTATTTAGAGGAGAGTCAATAACAAAGATATTATCATTAGTTGAAGGACAATTAAATCTTTTATTTAAGATTAAGGTTGGCATTGATGAGAGAAAGTCTAAGGAAGTTATTTCTAGAGAAATAAGGAGACCTCTATTTGTAGTTGAAAAGTTAATAGCTCAAAGTAGAAAATTTTCATATAAATCATTACAAGAGGGAATGAAGTCTTGTATTGAAACTGAAAAAAAATTGAAAAGCTCAACTGCAGATAAAAAGACAGAGATGGAATTATTATTTCTAAATTTAGCTATCAAATAG
- the rpsT gene encoding 30S ribosomal protein S20, whose amino-acid sequence MANIKSAQKRIKVTANKTLRNKMIKSALKTEIKNFEASVAGGNKEEASTLFTKTAKTLDMAATKGVVHKNMAARKKSRLATKLNAMA is encoded by the coding sequence ATGGCAAACATAAAATCAGCTCAAAAGAGAATTAAAGTTACAGCAAATAAGACTTTAAGAAATAAGATGATAAAATCAGCTCTTAAGACAGAAATAAAGAACTTTGAAGCATCTGTTGCTGGTGGCAACAAGGAAGAAGCTAGTACTCTTTTCACAAAGACTGCTAAGACTTTAGACATGGCTGCTACTAAAGGTGTTGTACACAAGAACATGGCTGCTAGAAAGAAATCTAGATTAGCTACAAAGTTAAATGCTATGGCTTAA
- the gpr gene encoding GPR endopeptidase, translating into MIDVRTDLAVEAREIYKSIHRKEADGVIFKEEKKDDINITTVEVISEQGAEKIGKPVGKYITIDIPDYTHYDGEIMNDVSQVLADYLDNLIEVKEDKTALVVGLGNWNVTPDALGPKVAEEIMITRHLKQVMPDAIDDSVRPVCALAPGVLGITGIETVEIIKAVVDRIKPSLVICIDALASRRLERINRTIQVGNTGISPGAGVGNHRMAINRESLGVPVIAIGVPTVVDAATIVNDSIDLIIDELISQATKEGPFYNMLKDIDKNEKAALIKSVLNPHVGDLIVTPKEVDVVIDSTAKIISMGINKALQPNLDMEDINKFMN; encoded by the coding sequence ATGATAGATGTTAGAACGGATTTAGCAGTAGAAGCAAGGGAAATATATAAAAGTATACATAGAAAGGAAGCGGATGGAGTAATATTTAAAGAAGAAAAAAAGGACGATATAAATATAACCACAGTTGAGGTTATTTCAGAACAAGGAGCTGAGAAAATAGGAAAACCTGTAGGAAAATATATAACTATAGATATACCAGATTACACTCATTATGATGGTGAAATTATGAATGATGTATCACAGGTTTTAGCAGATTATTTGGATAATCTAATTGAAGTTAAAGAGGATAAGACAGCTTTGGTAGTTGGACTTGGAAATTGGAATGTAACTCCAGATGCATTGGGGCCAAAGGTAGCTGAAGAAATAATGATAACAAGGCATTTGAAACAGGTTATGCCGGATGCAATTGATGATTCAGTTAGACCAGTATGTGCTTTAGCACCAGGAGTTTTAGGGATAACTGGTATAGAAACTGTGGAGATAATTAAGGCAGTTGTAGATAGAATAAAGCCTTCTTTAGTAATATGTATAGATGCGTTGGCTTCTAGAAGGCTTGAGAGAATAAATAGAACAATTCAAGTTGGGAATACAGGAATATCACCAGGAGCAGGAGTTGGCAATCATAGAATGGCAATAAATAGAGAAAGTTTAGGTGTACCTGTTATTGCTATTGGAGTGCCAACAGTAGTTGATGCAGCTACTATAGTAAATGATTCTATAGATTTAATAATTGATGAATTAATATCTCAGGCTACCAAAGAAGGACCATTTTATAATATGCTTAAGGATATTGATAAGAATGAAAAGGCAGCACTAATAAAATCGGTGTTAAATCCACATGTAGGGGATTTAATTGTTACGCCTAAAGAAGTAGATGTAGTTATAGATTCTACTGCTAAAATAATATCAATGGGAATAAACAAAGCTCTACAGCCTAATTTGGATATGGAGGATATTAACAAATTTATGAATTAG
- a CDS encoding stage II sporulation protein P, which produces MLKINIKNKLSGNLKIILVYTLPITISLIAIFKLNTIVNLGSSFDTNVCKNIIKYTIPYMSREEYSQDSNYENSIVTFFKDRLFNPVSIIKCEVPVFNQVINQDTSKEESEEGHSRINSFTLNDSSITKVNPEVTQEVQDSTASKAFNPKLVKNLNEGNPEVLIYHSHTMEAYGCNDSTNFGISVVGVGDTLVDELKKYGISAINDKSITTSYDESYERSADRVKNYLKKYGDFKIIIDLHRDSIDDKNTITTTLNNEKMAKIMFVTANNNPHAKDNQNLMNKLNDLSMKLFPGFCRGVDGYRNGKNNAFNQNLSKNSILIEVGSQVNSPQEANTSAKYIARLLAEVINGGK; this is translated from the coding sequence ATGCTGAAAATAAATATAAAAAATAAACTTTCAGGTAATTTAAAAATAATTTTAGTATATACGCTGCCTATAACTATTTCATTGATTGCGATTTTTAAGTTAAATACTATTGTAAATTTGGGCAGCTCATTTGATACGAACGTTTGCAAAAATATAATTAAATATACGATTCCTTATATGAGCAGAGAGGAGTATAGTCAAGATTCAAATTATGAAAATAGTATCGTAACTTTCTTTAAAGATAGATTATTTAACCCAGTCAGTATTATTAAGTGTGAGGTACCAGTTTTTAATCAAGTAATAAATCAGGATACTAGTAAAGAAGAAAGTGAAGAGGGACATTCTCGCATTAACTCTTTTACATTAAATGATAGTAGTATTACAAAAGTAAATCCAGAAGTGACCCAAGAGGTTCAAGATAGCACTGCATCTAAAGCATTTAATCCAAAGTTAGTAAAAAATTTAAATGAAGGAAACCCAGAAGTTTTGATTTATCATAGTCATACTATGGAGGCTTATGGATGTAATGACAGCACGAATTTTGGAATAAGTGTAGTTGGTGTTGGAGATACATTAGTGGATGAATTAAAGAAGTATGGAATATCAGCTATAAATGACAAATCAATAACTACATCTTATGATGAAAGTTATGAAAGATCTGCTGATAGAGTTAAAAATTATCTTAAGAAATATGGAGACTTTAAAATAATAATTGATCTTCATAGGGATTCTATAGATGATAAAAATACAATAACTACTACGTTGAATAATGAAAAAATGGCTAAGATAATGTTTGTTACTGCTAATAATAATCCACATGCAAAAGATAATCAGAATTTAATGAATAAATTAAATGATTTATCAATGAAGCTATTCCCAGGATTCTGTAGAGGCGTAGATGGATATAGGAATGGAAAGAATAATGCTTTTAATCAAAATTTGAGTAAAAATTCTATTTTAATTGAAGTTGGATCCCAAGTGAATTCTCCACAAGAGGCTAATACTTCAGCAAAATATATTGCAAGATTATTAGCAGAAGTAATAAATGGTGGAAAATAG